One part of the Vitis riparia cultivar Riparia Gloire de Montpellier isolate 1030 chromosome 15, EGFV_Vit.rip_1.0, whole genome shotgun sequence genome encodes these proteins:
- the LOC117931540 gene encoding LIM domain-containing protein PLIM2c-like, giving the protein MAFTGTLDKCKACDKTVYVVDLLSADGASYHKTCFKCSHCKGTLVMSNYSSMDGVLYCKPHFEQLFKESGNFSKNFQTSAKPADKLNELSRAPSKLSSMFSGTQDKCSACRKTVYPLEKVTLEGESYHKSCFKCAHGGCPLTHSSYAALNGVLYCKHHFSQLFMEKGNYSHVLEAATHKKQAASNAEAEAKAEAETKAEAEGEAEAEPEHDQPDQTQGQS; this is encoded by the exons ATGGCATTCACTGGAACCTTGGATAAATGCAAGGCTTGTGATAAGACTGTTTATGTGGTGGATTTGTTGTCTGCAGATGGAGCATCTTATCATAAAACATGCTTCAAATGCAGCCATTGCAAAGGCACCCTTGTG ATGAGCAACTACTCATCCATGGATGGGGTCCTCTACTGCAAACCTCATTTTGAGCAGCTGTTCAAGGAGTCTGGCAATTTCAGCAAGAATTTTCAAACAT CTGCGAAGCCTGCTGACAAGCTAAATGAGCTG TCAAGGGCTCCTAGCAAACTCTCTTCTATGTTCTCCGGAACCCAAGACAAATGCTCTGCTTGTCGAAAGACAGTGTACCCATTGGAGAAg GTGACGCTAGAGGGAGAATCTTACCACAAGTCATGCTTCAAATGTGCTCATGGGGGCTGTCCCCTCACACATTCATCCTATGCTGCTTTGAATGGAGTCCTCTACTGCAAGCACCATTTTTCCCAGCTCTTCATGGAGAAAGGCAATTACAGCCATGTTCTTGAGGCTGCAACACACAAGAAACAAGCTGCTTCAAATGCAGAGGCAGAAGCAAAAGCAgaagcagaaacaaaagcagaagcAGAAGGAGAAGCAGAAGCAGAGCCAGAACATGACCAACCTGACCAGACACAAGGGCAGTCCTAA
- the LOC117931526 gene encoding pre-mRNA cleavage factor Im 25 kDa subunit 2 codes for MVTSPVVNTYPLSSYTFGTKEPKMEKDTSVADRLARMKVNYMKEGMRTSVEAILLVQEHNHPHILLLQIGNTFCKLPGGRLKPGENEIEGLKRKLSSKLAANSLALQPDWQIGECVAIWWRPNFETIMYPYCPPHITKPKECKKLFIVHLSEREYFAVPKNLKLLAVPLFELYDNVQRYGPVISTIPQQLSRFQFNMMTV; via the exons ATGGTGACTTCGCCGGTGGTGAACACATACCCATTGTCGAGCTACACCTTCGGTACCAAGGAGCCGAAGATGGAGAAGGATACATCCGTGGCCGATCGTCTTGCTCGCATGAAAGTGAA TTATATGAAAGAAGGCATGAGGACTAGTGTTGAAGCAATCCTGCTG GTGCAAGAGCATAACCATCCACACATTCTGCTTCTGCAAATTGGAAACACATTTTGCAAGCTCCCTGGTGGCCGTTTGAAGCCTGGAGAAAATG AAATTGAAGGTTTGAAAAGGAAACTGTCAAGCAAACTAGCTGCTAATTCGCTTGCACTTCAACCTGATTGGCAG ATTGGAGAGTGTGTGGCTATTTGGTGGAGGCCAAATTTTGAGACTATAATGTACCCATACTGCCCTCCCCATATCACGAAACCCAAG GAGTGTAAGAAGCTTTTCATTGTCCATTTATCTGAACGAGAGTATTTTGCTGTACCGAAAAATTTGAAACTGCTAGCTGTTCCCCTGTTTGAGCTATATGATAATGTTCAG AGGTACGGGCCGGTTATTTCAACAATCCCACAGCAGCTGTCCAGGTTTCAGTTCAACATGATGACAGTATAA